ATAAACCAAACGGGAAAGGGGGTTGCCCCTGCCCGTCTCCTTCCCTCCCAGAGTGCCAGTTCCTTGTGGGCCAGGGACTCCCTCCCCGGTCggtccatccatccattgACGGTGGATCACATCTTCCTTCCCATTCAATTTCATGGCAGGCGGTACGtatctctctcccctctcttctctccttcCTTGAATCTACCGTCTGTCCTTCCACCGTTGATTTCATGTTCCTTCTGCTGAGTCTCTGTACCTCACTGTGGTAGGTAGATAGGCATCGCACTCAGGTACCCGGGTACCCTGCCAATACAGACACAGGCACACCTCCTCCCTCATTTCTCTTCGCTCGTACCCTGTATTTGCACCGTATTCCCTGCCCCGGACCCGCCCTGGCCGGTCCACCATTCCAGGGCGTGTTTCTGCTTTTCTACCtcgcgccgcctcctccgtcgcAGCCTCCTACTTCTTGACGttcctccctttccctcctttGTGTTTCCTCCAAACCCGTCCACTCTCTCACTTGCTACCCGCAATCGTTTCTTCTTTTATTTTTCAGGGGATTTTTCTCTCTAGACATCAGCATCGCCATATTCATCTCTTCTTTCCGGTGTGAATGTGTGTCAGTTGTCTATGAATACCCTCTTCTTTTAATCAACCTACCAAAACCAACCCTTTCGCACTCTCGTTTGCACAACACGTTTTTCACCATTTCCACCCGTTTGGATCCGGATTCTTAAAAGAAAAGGAAGCTTCGTTTCGCAGAACATTCCCGCAATCTGAAATCCTCCGCAATCCGCAAGCTCTCGGAGACGTCACTTGCCGCGGAATCTATCGACGACATTTCTCGACTCCATCACATCACGTAACCAAATCCATCACAATGGGTAAGGTCGCTACCGTCCTCTCGGCGGCTCTGCTGCTTGCCGGCAACGCCGCTGCTCTTGACCCCATCGTCATGAAGGTATGTCATCGACTCTCCGGTCTCCCTCGAGACCAGTCCCCCCCACCTTTGTCAACAGATCGCTGACAGTCTCCCAGGGTACCAAGTTCTTCTACGAGAACGGCACCCAGTTCTTCATGAAGGGTATTGCCTACCAGCAGGatactgccgccgccggcggtgaaTCCAAGACCGGCGAGTACAAGGACCctctcgccgacgagacTGCCTGCAAGCGCGATGTCCCCAtcctcgccaaggccggcaccAACACCATTCGTACCTACGCCATCGACCCCAAGAACAACCACGACGCCTGCATGAAGCTCCTGAGCGACGCCGGCATCTACGTCGTTTCCGATCTGGGCGAGCCCAAGCTGTCCATCAACCGTGATAACGCCCAGTGGAACATCGCCCTTTACGAGCGTTAcaccgccgtcatcgacgccctcgccaagTACGACAATACGATCGGTTTCTTCGCCGGTAACGAGGTGTCCAACAACAAGACCAACACGGAGGCCTCGGCcttcgtcaaggccgccgtccgcgactCCAAGAAGCACATCAAGGACAAGGGCTACCGCTGGATGGGTGTTGGCTACGCTGCcaacgacgatgccgacatCCGCACCAACTCGGCCCACTACTTCAACTGTGGTCCCGAGGAGACCGCCATCGACTTCTGGGGTTACAACATCTACTCGTGGTGTGGCAAGAACAccctggccggcgccggttACACCACCCAGATCGACTTCTTCAAGAACTACTCTGTCCCCGTCTTCTTCGCTGAGTACGGCTGCAACATccccgacggcgccgatggccgtATCTTCCAGGAGACCACTGCTCTGTACGAGAAGGAGATGACCGAAGTCTTCTCTGGTGGTATCGTCTACATGTTCCACCAGGAGGCCAACGACTACggtctcgtcgaggtcaagAACGGTCAGGCCAAGACCATGAAGAACTACGACCAGCTTGCCTCCCGCGTTCTGGCTGCTACCCCCTCCGCCGTCCAGATGGACTCGTACCAGCCCAccaacgaggccgccgagtgCCCCGGTGTCGCCTCCAACTGGGAGGTCCACGGCTCCgctctcccccccacccccgaCAGCTCTCTCTGCGAGTGCATGGTCAAGAGCCTTTCTTGCACCCCCAAGTCCGGCCTGAAGGCTTCTGCTATTGGCGAGATCTTCGGCTTCATCTGCGGTGCCGACCCCGCCTCTTGCAAcggcatcaacaccaacaccaccaccggtgTCTACGGTGCCTACTCCATGTGCTCTGACGAGCAGAAGCTCGCCTTTGTCATGGACTCGTACTACAAGGCCCAGAGATCCGCCAGCACCGCCTGTGACCACGACGGCCAGGCTGAGGTtgtctccccctcctccgacaGCTCTTGCTCCTCCGCCCTTGCctccgccagcgccgccaaCAGCGCTGCCGCTACCGCCACTGCCCCCGTCTCTTCCACCGCCAACCCCAGCTCCAGCGCTTCCGGCAACGCTGCTGCCGGTAACCCCTACCAGCCCATCTTCAACTTTGGCGGTTTCGCTGTCGGCGCCTACCTGGTCGCCGctggtgccgtcggcgctgctATGGTTGCCTTGTAGACGCGTGTTCCCTTTTTGAATCAGCTGATCGGAGGAAAACGGGAGTGCCCGGGAGATTGGCGGATATGCTTTAAGCGAGCCTGTAGGATATCCAACCGGCACCGCGGTGTCTGGTTTAATACAGTCATGGCTCGACAGGAATTCTTTCTATTGGCATGAGGCTCTTTTATGTTTGTCACCATCACATGGCGTTGGGTCCTCgctggcggcagcagcagcagcagcagctctgCTTCATGAGTCTGACTGTAAAAAGGTCACTATTGTTTTCTAGATGTCTTGTTTGGTTCGATGAATAGAGCTTTTTTCTTTGTTGAACTGGGTCGTCTCAACTAGTGCTTTGTTCCGTGACTACTGTCTTGGCTTGGCGTAACTCTCAACCTTGGTATAATTTGACATGTGTCTTGGCAACCTGGGCGTCAATTTTTGCATCCATTTGCCCAGCGCTTGGCAGACACATTTAGCCCGTCTTGACCAAACTCGTTGACCCCTTTTGTTTCCCACCTGGCGGTGAACACTACGATCCATGACGGccaagagagggagggggagccTGTAAATGTCTCATTGCCCCCTTTTCCTCGGGGTTGACCTCGAAGACCATGTTGGGACCACTCGAGATATTAAGTTAGCCAACCAAGGCGGTCCATTTTGAGGCTGCGCAGGTATATGATGTGAGAAAACCGTAGGTAATTTTGTAGACAATCATGGGGACAACGTCCTGAGAGGAGAACAGTgaagtgggggggggggggggggctagGCAGGTGACGGAATCGCCAACTATATATACACGGCATACCTACGGCCTGTCCTCCTTCATCAATTTGCCGCCCAGGAAGGCTAACAGGTCCGTTTTCTGTGGTGTGCATCGTCTCTGACCGGTGTCTTATCATTCGGGAAATACCAAGGCTGAGTATGTTTGTAGGAGAAGGAATTTTAGTGTCTCCCAGTGGTGAGCTGTCCGTTTCTCGGTATGCTGTTTCGAACACTCTAGGTTTCCTGGTATGGAGCAAATGGAAGAATATGGGAAAGAGGACGGTACGctcgaggggggggaggggggtgggcgtTCAAGTTGAGAAGTGACTTTGCCTGCTTGGTTTCAATCAATGTCACCACCACTTCAGTAAAATCGCGACTCTGCCTTGTTTAACTATTGCAAAAAGCACCTGGCACCGCAACTGACTCTGTCAAGCCGAAACGGTTCAAAGATGTATGAATTTATGCACACCATGTTGAAACGAGGTAAGTGTGAGAGGTTCTTATTACATCTCCTGTAATTCTCATGCGAGAACTTGGGTCTTCCGATCAAGGCATGGCACATATTCTGTGCTACCTCCTGAGACGTGAGTCATCACACATTCCTCAACCACAGTTTTTGACTTCCGGAAGACACTTTCGTGCCATAAAGTCATCCGACGGCAACAAACATAGTAAAGAGGATAACCCAGTGTCGTACTTTTGACTTCAAAAATGCAACTGGGCCGGGTCTGTCTGCACCCCCGAGGAATATTTGGGAAGGGGCCTGACGTATCCTCCCCCTTTACCATAACCGCAGTCGCAAAGCCCTTCATCGTTTCTCAGAACTCGGCATGCGTCTTATGGGAGAGGATACATGGGACCAAAACGTCCAGTTGTCGTAGTTTCATCTCTCCGAGATACGAGTGCTCTGTCCCAGTCTAGACTATCCTCGACCTTGTTGAGGGTCACATGGGAGCTGTGATTTGCGAGAATTCCGTAAGACAGTGGTTTCTGCTGCTTGGTAGCTATACGGAAGCCCGTCGAGACTGGCTATCTTGAAGCCGGATGGCTGGGCTAACATCCAAGACGGGGTGACCGAATCGACACGGAACTTACGGCTGGAAAGCCCGGAAAGAGTTCTAGCACTACCAAACGACGTAGACAAGCAACTACAAAATGACTTGGTCGCTAGGAAAACACAGCTGCGGCTCAATGGGTACGTTTACGGAATCGTTGTGGCCAGAAATTTGGAATATCGGTGCCATCACTGTTCATACTGTCAGGGTAGCCTGCCCTTAGCTCGTATCTCACGTAGCCCCCGATCCCATCAGATTCGTTCAACAGGAAGGTTCGGCGCTCAGGTAATGGATAGACTGTCAACTAGTACACACATGCACGTTAGCCTTGAGCCTCGTCAGCTGGCTTGTTTGTCTTCACATCACTTGACCCTAACTGAGTTATATTACCAGCCCACAAGAATCCACCAGGCCATTGCATCGGTATCGATCTACTGTCCATATAATCTTCTGACGCCTACGACCTCCACGTCACGATATCAGACACGGGGCAGCTTGGGACTGGCTATTTTGCCTCTTGGATTATGGGAGAGACAGAAGCCCCGCACCTGATCCGACTGCAAGGAACTCTGTGCAGCATTAATTCAGTCGTGGATGATGGACGGTGCTGTCGACTACGGTGATGAGGCTAGTTGCTGTACTTGAAGCGGGGGACAGTATGGGTGGCAATCAGCTGGCATTGAAAAGTCAGAAAATTGAAAGAATTTATAAAGAATTTGCGAATGATTCCATACTTGCTTCATTAGTACTGTAGCTAATTAGCTATCTCTTAAGAGCCTTAATAACGTTATCTATTAGCACAAGGCGgattaatatattaataatttagtaataACTTTACTTTTAAATTAGTAACTAGTTATAAAGGAAGGAGGGATAACTAATAAGGGTACTCTATAATAAGTTAGTAAAGTAAGTAGCCTATAGTAGGGTACCCTTCCCTTAACCCTAAAATCCTCCCTTAATGCTGAATTACTAATTTAGTAGTACTAATTCCTGCAAACTAATACTAGCAACTTTTTCTTATAGTAAAAAAGTACCCTTTTTTATATTTTTTATAGAATTAGCTAAATCCTCTAAAAATATAATAAAAAGGaaaagtattatacttttagaaGTTATATAGCCTCCCTATGTAATGTAATTCTCCTCCTATTTATCTCCTAAAGTAATACAGttttataatattataattaagtatatttCTCCTTAGCTACAGTATTAGAAGTATATTCCTTTATTTAATAAATTACAGCTATTAATTACTTCCTCTATTTATTACTTTATTTCTATATATATTCTCTCTTTTACTTTATAAGTGCAGCCTTAGTAATTTttcttataattaagtaagaATTTTATTTCTTATAATTTTATAAGCtctttttattttaataataattttaCTTAACTTAGTACTTCtcttactataataataatcTTACTTAGCTTATTAATTTTAAACTTAAGTAATTTATTTCtctatttatatttatactaataaaGTTATAATAAAGTTCTTAAGAGTCTAATTAAGTATTACTTTTGTAAAGGTATttactaaattattatttCTATAAATTTATTagactttatataatttGCATCTCTTATACAATTACTAAAGGgttataatattaattattaagtacttttCCTAAATTGTACTTAgcttaattaagtacttatatagtaagtaggagtctatatatataattgTAAGTATAAGGGGGAGATTAAAtttctttataattatagCTAGTATAAATAAGATAGTATAAGCTATATTTATACTAACTACTATACTGTAAATCTCTAAGGCTAGTATACTTTTAGTAATTCTTTTAAACTTTATTAAACTATAGTAAATAATATTACTAATtagcttaaaagtattattatAACTATTAATTTACTCTTTATTtctaagaataataataaaattaaGCTATAAAATTATATTGCAATTATTAGtaaataatttatttataaatataaagagctttataaatactaaattaaagAGTACAAAAGTAAGACTATAATTAAGAGATTTTATTTACTACTTAATTCTTTAGTTAAGATTCTTAATATTCTTATTAATTAAATCTTACTattaagctactattaatagATTAAAGTATACTTTAAGTTAGTAGATAGAAGTAATATAAGTACTGCATACTTACTACTAAATATAATTTTACTTTGCAGTTAGTAATTTTATATTAACTAATTGTAGTCTTATTCTCTAGCTCTTCTAcctctatataataattatactattaaataaagctattataataatttctCTATTAAATAGGAGGTTCTtattagtacttaagtatattTTAAGCTttactaagaataatactttagTAAGTTTATTACCCTCTCTAGTATTAAATAAGCTATTAGAGAGgctaatagtattattagtctatatactaattatactaaagTCTGCATTATTATTAGAGGAAAGTAAGAAGTAAGAATTGTAAATTAAAGTAGTTATTTTAAGTTTAACTTTATAGTAACTATAATAAGTTACCTACTAGTAAGTACTTACCTCTGCAATTCTATATAGAGATTTTACaacttttataattattctAATAGAGTACTTATTCTAAATTTGCAATAGTAATTGCATAAGAATTATTTAGTTAAGCTCTAATTGTAATTAAGTATAGGCCTAAGTAATATTTTAAAATTATAGTCTAAAGCTCTCTAGAAGGAGTAGTAATAGAGTAAGAGTtaaaataaattattaactTGCGCACTAAATTGTAGGCAACTAAGTAAGAATAGAGGTTTTACTATTATTTatataacgtagttcacaagtgagtgagccacacaagtgagtgagccacttttctagaatttcgtacaacctacctttccctttatttttctccacctacaactatggtacaacattcaaatgaaagcgatttagtcctagcgctaaatgcgctcagatccgacccaaaattaagcgtgcgaaaggctgcatctcactacaaagtatctcgtgcaaccctccaacgacgataccatggccaacctgctagacgcgatatccgaccaccctgccagaatttaacctcgtacgaagaggagaccattgtacgatacatcgttgacctggattcgcgagcattttcgccacgccttagtgctgttcgagaaatggccgatcgactgcttcgcgaccgcggcgcgcgacgcgtcggaacaaactgggcctcaaacttcgtacgacgacgacctgagctccagacgcgttttaatcgaagaatcgactatcagagagtcctctgcgaagatccggacgcgtatcgcgcgtggttttccctcgtacgaaacacaattgcgaagtacgggatagacgataccgatatctataactttgatgagactgggtttgcgatgggcaagatgtcctctgaaatggttgttacagcctctgaacgacgtggcaagccaagaggagcacaacaagggaatcaggaatgggttacagtaatccagggcattgggtcgtgcggctattctatcccgccgtacatcatctttgcaggcaaggtccatcttgactcctggacgtgcaacagccccctcccacccgactgggtaattacacttacagaaaatggttggacgacaaatgagaaaggcctagaatgggtacagcactttgatttccatacaaggagtcgtacgaagggtgcttaccgcctcctcatccttgatggccacgaaagccaccattctgtcgattttgagctatactgcaaggagcagaacattattacgctctgtatgccccctcattcatcgcaaaagctccagccgcttgatgttgggtgctttagtcccttaaaacgggcgtacggccaagaaattgaggtccttatgcgggtgcacattacgcatattgcaaaggaagacttcctcccagccttttataaggcgtacgacaaggcaatgacaacatcaaacattcaagcaggctttagagcaactggccttgtcccgtacgatccggaacatgtgatttcacagctagatgtgaagcttcgtacgccatcacctccaggttcttctgctggcttaccagcagcttgggtcccaaagacgccaaacaacccaattgaattcgattcacattctgattttattacgaatcgcatcgtacgacatcagaatagctccccaacgtcaattattaggtatatgcagcagctgaagaaaggaattatggtggtagcccataaccaggttttaatgcaggcacaaatgactgagtatcaagaggcaaatgagcgtatgagccgccgtcgccgtacgaaaaaaaaacagcttcagaaaggtggaacacttacaatcaatcaggcaaaggATATAAAGTCTCAGATTGATGTAACGgagcagttacaggtagaaacaggtcagagtagtggtcgtgcgaggaggacagaaacacgcgcgcgacgatgtggcatctgtggagagactggacataatgctcgcacatgtcagaaagttgaatccacctctgaagaagaggattctgaatagtttaaattaatttaaggcgttgtggttgatttctcttacactttgtcgtacgggtgctagaaaagtggctcactcacttgtgtggctcactcacttgtgaactacgttactcttatagtatatagagttaaagataataaatataaagaCCCCTCTTTTAATAAGGGCCTTTACTTCCTTCTTTATAGACTCCTTAAATAGAACTCTAGGGGTTATAATATTCCCTTACTTTAAAACTTAATAGCTAGCTTAAAATTAGCTTCTTCctttattaatataaagattataataatattagtcTCTTAAATTAGGATTATTCTATTAGAAGGCATTTTGTATAGTTAGCCCcttatttatttaagtaaagGTAGTATAGGTAATAAAGGAGTAgaatttataataataatagtattctatatagtattattcttattagtaataaataCCTTATTTATAATTGCATTACTGCAATTATTAGGGactataatagtattatttaaattaaaatagTATAGTTTAACTACTATTAATTAGAATACTCTTgtactattagtattaatagtataattcTTACTATTAACTATAAGGAGGTAGTAAGGACTAGATTATCCCCCTTttttatactatatatatataaggaATTTAATCTCTACTACTTTTAGTACTAATATATTTAGtctattataagtagttagtatattattaatcTTCCTAATTGCATAAAGTTTCTTAATAGTTTTACTTACTTTCCTAATagtaacgtacacgcatagcgagtcggccaacatagcgagccggccactccttatcgctagaaaaagccccttttctaactatttattaaaaagtagattcttaactaataaagacctagtttttagcattagataacgataagagttagattttaagaaataatagtattaaaattattatctctttctagcctatattactaagcttacctcttatctaggcctctagataagaggattactaagaacctagggttaggaagagacaataatttctacaatattatttcttaaaatctaactcttatcgttatctaatactaaaaactaggtctttattagttaagaatctactttttaataaatagttagaaaaggggctttttctagcgataaggagtggccggctcgctatgttggccgactcgctatgcgtgtacgttagtagtatattaaataatatttaGTAATAGAGGTAAGTTATAAGTAAGTTGCAAGTAAGTACTAAAGACTAGTAGAATTAAGACTATACTATTTAAGcttattatattattaatagctttaagtgcaaATTAAAGAATTAACTCCTTTACTATTCTTAAATAGttatattaaataatattatatactCTGCGcagtattatatagtatcTCTCTAttttactaatactataatatacTTTAATAGGAATAATCTTTAGGCTATAGGCTATTACTTTAGTCTCTTAGTAGAATttaataactataaaatTGCAGCTTGCAttagtaataatttaatttagAAGCTCTTAGTATGTAttaatttatactacttaaaGAGCTTCCTATACAGACTTtactattatattaagtaggaagtatttagtattaaataCAGTAGCtaaattaataatataaagaataggaatattactattaaggtatataatattaataaaaatcttataattaaaagtatagttattataaatagtaaatttaaagtattaaagtatactactatttatttagtattaatagtatacttTTATAAGGTACTTAATTGCAATtattttaactttataaCCTACTTTATAAAGGACTTTATAGAGTTATTAGACTAAAGAATAActaaagtaataatatagttaataaagCTTAGTATCTATTAAGTAATAATTTGCAATAGAGTACTTAGGAGGTCCTAAAAGTATTTATAAATATCCCTACTTGTAGATTATAAGTACTAAGAGCTTCCCttagtatataatattagctagattattaaattaaataTAAAGGCaatttatattataaaaGTATAGGAGAAATAGAGTAtctataagtataatataaAAGTTAATTAGACTAAAAGAAGTATAAACTGTAATTATTCTAATTAAAAGAATAgaattactactactaaattaaattTTTACTTCTCTAATTtataatatattaattattatattataatatatttattaaagtactattACCTAGTATTAACCTACTGTAGAGAAGTTAGTAGTACTAGTATTTAGAAGAATACTCTAGAATACCTTTAATAAgtattaattaagtataaaaGCTATTACTTTACTCTTTAGCttcttatagtatttattaatctttattaattaataataagtaGACTAATTAGTAAAGTATAATATAAGGGCCCCTCTATTAAAGCTTTTCTCTCTAAAGACAGTAGTACTAACTATAAAGGTATTATTATAACTGCCCTCTTTAAAGTCTAATTTATTACTAAGGCTAGTAGTAGGAGTAACCTTAAGGTAGTAATAAATATCTTTATTACTAGAGCTATTATAGTTATACTCTTTATAGCTAGTAAGGAAAAatatttttttttttaatagttcctttatatacttattactCTTAAATTTTGCATAAGCTTTACATTATTTATTTGCAGTATAATATATAGAGTAatatttatactaataataaaTGTAATACTTCTTATTAGTTAGGGGACCTCTATTACAACTATTGTCTAAAAATGTATTATCTTATAAAAGTACTCTTTTTctaaagtagttatttcTACTAGagctatagtattattaatttataatatattaattattCCTCTTAAAtgtatattattaataagggacaatatatattataattgTAATTAATAACTAAAGCTATAAGTAGACTCCCTTAAGTATAGGGGCTAAGTTATAAAGGTAGAAATTGTACTCCTTAATTCTAATATAGGCATTAAGAAGCTGCATCTTTATAGCTTTCTTATTCTGCATACTATTTAGGAGTACCCTCTATATAATTTTAAATTACTTAATAAGGATCTCTAGGACCTCtacttttaatttatttaagttcctcttattaatattaataaaagtagtattctacTATTTAGAGATATACAACTACTTTATTTAGGGGGTCTTAAAGTAGTTGTAGActatacttattataatagtaaagTTCTTAATACTAGgcttataaatatattaataatagaaGTTAGTAGTCTTATTATAAAGCATTAATAAGAAAGTAAGAGTATAGTATTATAGCTTAATATTAACCTTTATGTAAGTATTAAGAAAGATAGCAACTTTTATATTAAAGATATTATATATCTCCCTACTGTATTTTAtcttatttatatttaaAATGTATATAAAATTACTTAACTATTTCAACTGTATATAGTCCTCtttattactataagtattagtaaaAGCTAATAGTAGAGGTAGTAGGGAGTATAGGGATTCTCTTTAATACTAAGAGAGGCTTTAGCTAAAGTAActattatagttatttttattacta
This genomic interval from Colletotrichum higginsianum IMI 349063 chromosome 9, whole genome shotgun sequence contains the following:
- a CDS encoding 1,3-beta-glucanosyltransferase produces the protein MGKVATVLSAALLLAGNAAALDPIVMKGTKFFYENGTQFFMKGIAYQQDTAAAGGESKTGEYKDPLADETACKRDVPILAKAGTNTIRTYAIDPKNNHDACMKLLSDAGIYVVSDLGEPKLSINRDNAQWNIALYERYTAVIDALAKYDNTIGFFAGNEVSNNKTNTEASAFVKAAVRDSKKHIKDKGYRWMGVGYAANDDADIRTNSAHYFNCGPEETAIDFWGYNIYSWCGKNTLAGAGYTTQIDFFKNYSVPVFFAEYGCNIPDGADGRIFQETTALYEKEMTEVFSGGIVYMFHQEANDYGLVEVKNGQAKTMKNYDQLASRVLAATPSAVQMDSYQPTNEAAECPGVASNWEVHGSALPPTPDSSLCECMVKSLSCTPKSGLKASAIGEIFGFICGADPASCNGINTNTTTGVYGAYSMCSDEQKLAFVMDSYYKAQRSASTACDHDGQAEVVSPSSDSSCSSALASASAANSAAATATAPVSSTANPSSSASGNAAAGNPYQPIFNFGGFAVGAYLVAAGAVGAAMVAL